Proteins encoded together in one Streptomyces sp. B1I3 window:
- a CDS encoding HAD family phosphatase: MRYELVIFDNDGVLVDSEPLSNTVLAGYLTELGHPTSYEESLRDYMGAAVHRVHDLVEERTGQKLPESFDEELHRRTIAAFQDELVVVEGVEELLGTLVAEGVAYCVASSGSHQKIAAGHRRTGLDQWFEDEWIFSSEDVGRGKPAPDLFLHAAERMGVAPERCVVVEDSPLGVEAARAAGMDVYGFTSMMPADRLVGVTGHFSDMSQLPKLLA, encoded by the coding sequence ATGCGCTACGAACTGGTCATCTTCGACAACGATGGTGTGCTCGTCGACAGTGAGCCGCTCTCCAACACCGTCCTCGCCGGCTACCTCACCGAGCTCGGCCACCCCACCTCGTACGAGGAGTCGCTCCGCGACTACATGGGGGCCGCTGTCCACCGGGTGCACGACCTCGTGGAGGAGCGGACCGGCCAGAAGCTCCCCGAGTCATTCGACGAGGAACTGCACAGGCGAACCATCGCCGCGTTCCAGGACGAGCTGGTCGTGGTGGAGGGCGTCGAGGAGCTCCTCGGCACGCTCGTCGCCGAAGGGGTGGCGTACTGCGTCGCCTCGTCCGGAAGCCACCAGAAGATCGCGGCAGGACACCGCAGGACCGGGCTGGACCAGTGGTTCGAGGACGAGTGGATCTTCAGCTCCGAGGACGTCGGCCGCGGAAAGCCCGCCCCGGACCTGTTCCTCCACGCTGCCGAGCGCATGGGTGTCGCCCCCGAGCGGTGTGTCGTCGTCGAGGACAGCCCGCTCGGCGTCGAGGCCGCCCGCGCGGCCGGGATGGACGTGTACGGATTCACCTCGATGATGCCGGCGGACCGGCTCGTCGGCGTCACCGGGCACTTCTCCGACATGTCGCAGCTCCCCAAACTGCTTGCCTGA
- a CDS encoding MFS transporter, whose product MTDARLRHGRVSLALSFLVQGVAFALLVTRIPAIQDRYGISDGLLPVFLAAVPVLAGVASVATEKVVARVRPGVVLRWAQPVVLLALLGVGAGSRVWQVAVALGVFGLAVGALDASMNMMGVSLQRAYGRSIMLGFHAAYSLGGIVGASTAWAGAHWDLSLLVSYLPAVLLLLPAALVGSRWYAEGKDPAEASSGPGAEVAVPFTLLLPLCLVMAFAYIGDSTVSNWSAKYLQDVLGSSEQLATVPYNVYMVTTLLGRAVGDLGVRRFGAVAVVRGGSVLAAAGFAVVAVAPGAWWGMLGFTMLGFGLCVIVPQTFAAAGRMFPGASDVAVARLNVFNYVGFLVGSPLVGALGDAWSYRGAMVVPMVLVLATLVYARSFGSESARYGGGHERARAADVG is encoded by the coding sequence ATGACGGATGCGCGGTTGCGTCACGGCAGGGTGTCCCTGGCCCTCAGCTTCCTGGTGCAGGGGGTGGCCTTCGCGCTGCTCGTGACGCGTATCCCGGCCATCCAGGACCGGTACGGGATATCGGACGGGCTGCTGCCCGTCTTCCTGGCAGCCGTACCGGTCCTGGCGGGGGTGGCCAGTGTGGCCACCGAGAAGGTCGTCGCGCGGGTGCGGCCCGGGGTCGTGCTCCGGTGGGCGCAGCCCGTCGTGCTGCTGGCGCTCCTCGGCGTCGGCGCCGGCAGCCGGGTGTGGCAGGTCGCCGTGGCGCTCGGCGTCTTCGGTCTGGCCGTCGGTGCGTTGGACGCCTCGATGAACATGATGGGCGTCAGTCTCCAGCGGGCGTACGGGCGCAGCATCATGCTCGGGTTCCACGCCGCCTACAGCCTGGGCGGGATCGTGGGGGCGTCGACGGCGTGGGCCGGCGCCCACTGGGATCTGTCGTTGCTCGTGTCCTACCTGCCGGCCGTGCTCCTTCTGCTGCCCGCGGCCCTCGTGGGGAGCCGGTGGTACGCGGAGGGCAAGGACCCCGCCGAGGCGTCGTCCGGGCCGGGGGCGGAGGTGGCGGTGCCGTTCACCCTGCTCCTGCCGCTCTGCCTGGTGATGGCGTTCGCGTACATCGGGGACTCGACGGTCTCCAACTGGAGCGCGAAGTACCTGCAGGACGTGCTGGGCAGTTCGGAGCAGCTGGCGACGGTCCCGTACAACGTCTACATGGTGACCACGTTGCTGGGACGGGCCGTCGGGGACCTCGGGGTGCGGCGGTTCGGGGCGGTGGCCGTGGTGCGGGGCGGGAGTGTCCTGGCGGCCGCGGGGTTCGCAGTGGTCGCCGTGGCGCCGGGGGCATGGTGGGGGATGCTCGGGTTCACCATGCTCGGGTTCGGGCTCTGTGTGATCGTGCCGCAGACGTTCGCGGCCGCGGGGCGGATGTTCCCCGGGGCGAGCGATGTGGCCGTGGCCCGGCTGAACGTCTTCAACTATGTGGGGTTCCTGGTCGGGTCGCCGCTGGTGGGCGCACTCGGCGATGCGTGGAGCTATCGCGGTGCGATGGTCGTGCCGATGGTGCTGGTCCTTGCGACGCTCGTGTACGCCCGGTCGTTCGGCTCGGAGTCCGCCCGATACGGTGGCGGGCATGAGCGGGCGCGCGCGGCTGATGTGGGATGA
- a CDS encoding acetoin utilization protein AcuC, with the protein MSGRARLMWDEAVTGYDFGSGHPMDPVRLALTMGLVRAFGLDGAVDVRSAKAAGESTLRLVHREDYVAAVRAASADPRAADQAYGLGTADDPAFAGMHGVSALIAGLSVGAAESVWRGETAHAVNFTGGLHHAMPGGAAGFCIYNDPALAIARLLELGAERVAYVDVDVHHGDGVQAAFWEDPRVLTVSLHEHPRTLFPQTGWPEETGSGAGEGGAVNVALPAGTGDAGWLRAFHAVVPELLADFRPQVLVTQHGADTHFEDPLAHLAVSLDAQRAVMTACHDLAHSFAEDGRWVALGGGGYAVVDVVPRSWTHLVGIAAHAPVDPESVIPSSWRDEVYARTRQLGPARMTDGRTPSWQAWEDGYDPADRLDQAVLATRRSVFPLRGLLA; encoded by the coding sequence ATGAGCGGGCGCGCGCGGCTGATGTGGGATGAGGCAGTAACGGGTTACGACTTCGGGTCCGGTCATCCGATGGACCCTGTGAGACTGGCGCTGACGATGGGGCTGGTCCGGGCGTTCGGCCTCGACGGGGCGGTGGACGTGCGGTCGGCGAAGGCCGCGGGGGAGTCCACGCTGCGGCTGGTGCACCGCGAGGACTACGTGGCGGCGGTCAGGGCCGCGTCAGCGGACCCGCGGGCCGCCGATCAGGCGTACGGGCTCGGGACGGCCGACGATCCAGCGTTCGCCGGGATGCACGGGGTGTCGGCGCTCATTGCCGGGCTCTCGGTGGGGGCCGCGGAGTCGGTGTGGCGCGGGGAGACCGCGCACGCCGTGAACTTCACGGGCGGCCTGCACCACGCCATGCCCGGCGGCGCAGCGGGCTTCTGCATCTACAACGACCCGGCGCTGGCCATCGCCCGGCTCCTGGAACTGGGAGCGGAACGGGTGGCGTACGTCGACGTGGACGTCCACCACGGGGACGGGGTGCAGGCGGCGTTCTGGGAGGACCCGCGGGTCCTGACCGTGTCGCTGCACGAGCACCCGCGCACGTTGTTCCCGCAGACCGGCTGGCCGGAGGAGACCGGTTCCGGCGCGGGTGAGGGCGGCGCGGTGAACGTGGCGCTGCCGGCGGGTACGGGGGACGCGGGGTGGCTGCGGGCGTTCCACGCGGTGGTCCCGGAGCTGCTGGCGGACTTCCGGCCGCAGGTGCTGGTGACCCAGCACGGGGCCGACACGCACTTCGAGGACCCGCTGGCCCACCTCGCCGTGTCCCTGGACGCCCAGCGCGCGGTCATGACGGCCTGTCACGATCTCGCCCATTCCTTCGCGGAGGACGGGCGTTGGGTGGCGCTGGGGGGCGGGGGGTACGCGGTGGTGGACGTGGTGCCGCGGTCATGGACCCATCTGGTGGGCATCGCCGCGCACGCTCCGGTGGATCCGGAGTCGGTGATCCCGTCCTCGTGGCGGGACGAGGTCTACGCCCGTACGCGGCAGTTGGGGCCGGCCCGGATGACGGACGGGCGTACGCCGTCGTGGCAGGCGTGGGAGGACGGGTACGACCCGGCGGACCGGCTGGACCAGGCGGTGCTGGCGACCAGGCGCTCGGTGTTCCCGCTGCGGGGGCTGCTCGCCTGA
- a CDS encoding phosphatase, producing MLSTGALRAHLLAARLAGPVATSRENSLRSYRLFAARDPRVMLGLDPDRAWGERDLLRLMADRCGVSDDPGHVSGLDVIDPERTLAGLEAFAERLADAARRRAPVLFGTGHPHRLLGFYAGLADAVSAVGCTVLTPAQGRCVDITTPFGVRTYHLDYVRGVALVREPGVRSPGSGTGAHTHSPLPVRAVLERIAETREVLPELVVGDHGWVCGAGQLGIEAIGLADTDDPALFVGEAEGRVSVAVPVDDGVRSEYYRPLTRYVLNRARLSQ from the coding sequence GTGTTGAGCACCGGAGCGCTGCGCGCTCATCTGCTGGCGGCCCGGCTGGCCGGGCCCGTGGCCACGTCGCGGGAGAACAGCCTGCGGAGCTATCGGCTCTTCGCGGCGAGGGATCCGCGCGTGATGCTGGGGCTCGATCCGGACCGGGCCTGGGGGGAGCGGGACCTGCTGCGGCTGATGGCCGACCGATGCGGGGTGTCGGACGACCCCGGTCATGTGTCGGGGCTCGATGTGATCGATCCGGAGCGGACACTGGCCGGTCTGGAGGCGTTCGCGGAGCGGCTGGCGGACGCGGCGCGGAGGCGGGCCCCGGTGCTGTTCGGGACCGGGCATCCGCACCGGCTGCTCGGGTTCTACGCCGGGCTGGCAGACGCCGTGTCGGCGGTCGGGTGCACGGTGCTCACACCCGCGCAGGGCCGATGTGTCGACATAACGACCCCGTTCGGCGTACGTACGTACCACCTCGACTACGTACGGGGGGTCGCGCTGGTGCGCGAACCGGGCGTGCGGTCCCCGGGAAGTGGGACCGGCGCGCACACCCACTCGCCGCTGCCGGTCCGGGCCGTGCTGGAGCGGATCGCCGAGACCCGGGAGGTGCTGCCGGAGTTGGTGGTCGGGGACCACGGCTGGGTCTGCGGTGCAGGTCAGCTGGGGATCGAGGCGATCGGCCTGGCCGATACGGACGATCCCGCGCTGTTCGTGGGGGAGGCCGAGGGGCGGGTGTCCGTCGCTGTCCCTGTCGATGACGGGGTGCGATCGGAGTACTACCGGCCGCTCACTCGGTATGTACTCAATCGGGCACGTCTGTCACAGTAG
- a CDS encoding helix-turn-helix domain-containing protein: MAAGSERPLNEVKFLTVAEVASVMRVSKMTVYRLVHSGHLPAIRVGRSFRVPEQAVHEYLRESFVGVESA; encoded by the coding sequence ATGGCTGCTGGCAGCGAGAGGCCTCTCAACGAGGTCAAGTTTCTGACCGTGGCGGAAGTCGCCTCGGTCATGAGGGTGTCGAAGATGACCGTGTACCGCTTGGTACACAGCGGTCATCTGCCTGCGATCAGGGTGGGAAGGTCCTTCCGGGTCCCGGAGCAAGCGGTTCACGAGTATCTCCGGGAGTCCTTCGTGGGGGTGGAGTCGGCCTGA
- a CDS encoding 30S ribosomal protein bS22, producing MGSVIKKRRKRMAKKKHRKLLKRTRVQRRNKK from the coding sequence GTGGGCTCTGTTATCAAGAAGCGGCGTAAGCGGATGGCCAAGAAGAAGCACCGCAAGCTGCTCAAGCGCACGCGCGTTCAGCGTCGCAACAAGAAGTAA
- a CDS encoding NAD-dependent epimerase/dehydratase family protein translates to MGKIVLVTGAARQLAGRFVRRVQRDPGVDRVIAVDAVTPGHRLGDAVFVMADIRQSAIARVLAEHSVDTVVHLDVSARVLGAGGRTAVKETNVIGTMQLLGACQKSPAVQRLVVKSSTSVYGSAPRDPAVFTETTPPKSLPSGGFAKDAVEVEGYVRGFARRRPDVAVCVLRFANILGPAPDSPLADYLSLPVLATVFGYDPRLQFVHEDDVLDVLEIAAGEPRRGTLNSGTFNIAGDGVLLLSQCSRRLGRPTVPVLLPAVTWVGSALRTVGMSDFSPEQIRLLTHGRVVSTVQMRETLGFRPVFTTAETFAEFARSRGPGLLPPERMSRAVGRLADLPFAGDAAGTAHSTHGAR, encoded by the coding sequence TTGGGGAAGATCGTGCTCGTCACAGGCGCGGCCCGGCAGCTGGCAGGCCGCTTCGTACGGCGTGTGCAGCGCGATCCCGGGGTGGACCGGGTGATCGCGGTCGACGCGGTCACGCCCGGGCACCGACTGGGTGACGCCGTGTTCGTCATGGCGGACATCCGGCAGTCCGCGATCGCCAGGGTCCTGGCCGAGCACTCCGTGGACACCGTCGTCCATCTGGACGTCTCCGCCAGGGTGCTCGGCGCGGGCGGCCGGACGGCGGTCAAGGAGACCAACGTCATCGGCACCATGCAGCTGCTGGGTGCGTGCCAGAAGTCCCCTGCCGTCCAGCGGCTCGTGGTGAAGTCCAGCACGAGTGTCTACGGTTCGGCACCGCGTGATCCTGCGGTCTTCACCGAGACGACCCCGCCCAAGTCCCTGCCCAGCGGCGGCTTCGCGAAGGACGCGGTGGAGGTCGAGGGTTACGTGCGCGGCTTCGCCCGCCGCCGGCCGGACGTGGCCGTGTGCGTGCTCAGGTTCGCGAACATCCTCGGTCCCGCCCCCGATTCACCGCTCGCCGACTACCTGTCACTGCCGGTCCTGGCGACGGTCTTCGGCTACGACCCCCGGCTCCAGTTCGTCCACGAGGACGACGTCCTCGACGTCCTGGAGATCGCGGCCGGTGAGCCCCGGCGCGGGACGCTGAACAGCGGCACGTTCAACATCGCGGGCGACGGGGTGCTGCTGCTCTCGCAGTGCTCGAGGCGGCTCGGCCGGCCGACCGTGCCGGTCCTGCTGCCCGCCGTCACCTGGGTGGGCTCGGCGCTCCGTACGGTCGGGATGAGTGACTTCTCGCCGGAACAGATCCGGCTGCTCACCCATGGCAGAGTGGTCTCGACCGTGCAGATGCGCGAGACGCTGGGTTTCCGGCCGGTGTTCACCACCGCGGAGACGTTCGCGGAGTTCGCGCGGAGCCGGGGGCCGGGGCTGCTGCCGCCCGAGAGGATGAGCAGGGCCGTCGGCCGGCTGGCCGACCTGCCGTTCGCCGGGGACGCGGCCGGCACGGCACATTCGACTCACGGCGCCAGGTAG
- a CDS encoding lysophospholipid acyltransferase family protein, with the protein MADAKVLPFDDDRSRSGAARRRTVLPGAGRGQTPTGAGAAPVSALPGGQVPEGADQAAAASQEPQEASGRGAWDRRIAGGLAFLRRRVTGEYDVDEFGYDKELTDQVLMSVLRPLAETYFRVEVKGIENIPSDGGALIVANHSGTLPLDGLMLQVAVHDNHPAERHLRLLAADLVFMLPVVNELARKAGHTLACAEDAERLLQRGEVVGVMPEGFKGLGKPFGERYKLQRFGRGGFVSTALRAGVPIVPCSIVGAEEIYPMIGNSKTLARILGVPYFPITPTFPWLGPLGAVPLPTKWTIQFGEPIETDGYPPEAAEDPMLMFNLTDQVREQIQHTLYRLLVQRRSVFF; encoded by the coding sequence ATGGCGGACGCCAAGGTCCTTCCGTTCGACGACGACCGTTCGCGCTCCGGTGCGGCCCGGCGCAGAACCGTGCTGCCGGGCGCCGGCCGGGGGCAGACGCCCACGGGGGCCGGTGCCGCGCCCGTCAGCGCCCTGCCGGGCGGACAGGTGCCGGAGGGGGCCGACCAGGCCGCGGCGGCCTCCCAGGAGCCGCAGGAGGCCTCGGGGCGCGGTGCGTGGGACAGGCGGATCGCGGGCGGGCTCGCGTTCCTGCGGCGGCGGGTCACGGGTGAGTACGACGTCGACGAGTTCGGCTACGACAAGGAACTCACCGACCAGGTCCTCATGTCGGTGCTGCGGCCGCTCGCGGAGACGTACTTCCGGGTCGAGGTCAAGGGCATCGAGAACATCCCGTCGGACGGTGGGGCGCTCATCGTGGCCAACCACTCGGGGACGCTTCCGCTGGACGGGCTGATGCTCCAGGTCGCCGTGCACGACAACCATCCGGCGGAGCGGCATCTGCGGCTGCTCGCGGCCGACCTGGTCTTCATGCTGCCCGTGGTCAACGAGCTGGCCAGGAAGGCCGGTCACACGCTGGCGTGCGCGGAGGACGCGGAACGGCTGCTGCAGCGCGGCGAGGTCGTCGGCGTGATGCCGGAGGGCTTCAAGGGCCTCGGCAAGCCGTTCGGCGAGCGGTACAAGCTGCAGCGCTTCGGGCGGGGCGGCTTCGTGTCGACGGCGCTGCGGGCCGGGGTGCCGATCGTGCCGTGCTCGATCGTGGGCGCCGAGGAGATCTATCCGATGATCGGCAACTCGAAGACGCTGGCGCGGATCCTGGGAGTCCCCTACTTCCCCATCACGCCGACGTTTCCGTGGCTGGGGCCGCTGGGGGCGGTGCCGTTGCCGACGAAGTGGACGATCCAGTTCGGTGAGCCGATCGAGACGGACGGCTATCCGCCCGAGGCGGCGGAGGACCCGATGCTGATGTTCAACCTGACCGACCAGGTGCGGGAACAGATCCAGCACACGCTGTACAGGCTGCTGGTGCAGCGCCGTTCGGTCTTCTTCTGA
- a CDS encoding DUF5667 domain-containing protein encodes MIANVSAHRRANAFAQALEEQSPQGAAAVQPEEPAEQADHGTLSALANGLGELPKPQLDPEVKVVQRAQLVAAMETMFAEGGASTGLTVPEQRGKGAHRASPLRKLRPRSRWAKGLTAGGLTVGVAAGAFGGVAAASSDALPGDSLYGLKRGMEDIHLGMANGDADRGEVYLDQASTRLSEARRLMERARAGEMDHESLGEVRRTLDGMTQNAIEGHRLLHAAYQRDGSLGPIQTLDTFSRSHRASWSSLRDRLPVQLSDIGDKVSSVFEAMDQEVAPLQALLPRTPDSGDDVRRSGSPGHGTGSSKSADTTPSSPAPRGSVDGSTTPKPSGSGSSPSEGLVDGGTDGLLDDLPTSGATPSAPGGKADPSPAPDVTLPPLLPGLLPGLGIDGEHHEP; translated from the coding sequence GTGATCGCAAACGTTTCGGCACACCGGCGGGCGAACGCCTTCGCCCAGGCCCTGGAGGAGCAGTCGCCCCAGGGTGCGGCGGCCGTACAGCCCGAGGAACCGGCCGAACAGGCCGACCACGGAACGCTGTCGGCCCTGGCGAACGGCCTCGGTGAGCTACCGAAGCCTCAATTGGATCCCGAGGTCAAAGTGGTGCAGCGAGCCCAGCTCGTCGCCGCCATGGAAACCATGTTCGCCGAAGGTGGTGCGTCCACGGGCCTTACGGTGCCCGAACAACGGGGCAAGGGAGCCCACCGGGCCTCCCCGCTCCGGAAATTGCGTCCACGCTCCCGCTGGGCCAAGGGCCTCACCGCCGGCGGGCTCACGGTCGGAGTGGCCGCGGGAGCCTTCGGCGGAGTCGCCGCCGCCAGCTCCGACGCCCTGCCGGGAGACTCCCTGTACGGGCTCAAGCGCGGCATGGAGGACATCCACCTCGGCATGGCCAACGGCGACGCCGACCGCGGCGAGGTCTACCTCGACCAGGCGTCGACCCGCCTGAGCGAAGCCCGCCGGCTGATGGAGCGCGCCCGCGCCGGCGAGATGGATCACGAGTCGCTCGGCGAGGTCAGACGCACGCTCGACGGCATGACGCAGAACGCCATCGAGGGCCACCGCCTGCTCCACGCCGCCTACCAGCGGGACGGCTCCCTCGGACCGATCCAGACGCTGGACACCTTCTCCCGCTCGCACCGCGCGAGCTGGAGCAGCCTCCGCGACCGGCTGCCCGTCCAGTTGAGCGACATCGGCGACAAGGTCAGTTCCGTCTTCGAGGCCATGGACCAGGAGGTCGCCCCCCTGCAGGCCCTGCTCCCACGCACCCCGGACAGCGGCGACGACGTACGGCGGTCCGGCTCCCCGGGCCACGGCACGGGCTCCTCGAAGTCGGCCGACACGACGCCGTCCTCGCCGGCGCCACGCGGCAGCGTGGACGGCAGCACGACTCCGAAACCCTCCGGCTCGGGCAGCAGCCCGTCCGAGGGCCTGGTCGACGGCGGCACGGACGGCCTGCTGGACGACCTTCCCACCAGCGGCGCCACCCCGTCCGCCCCGGGCGGCAAAGCCGACCCGTCCCCCGCACCGGACGTGACCCTGCCGCCCCTGCTCCCGGGCCTGCTGCCCGGCCTCGGCATCGACGGCGAGCACCACGAGCCGTAG
- a CDS encoding ECF subfamily RNA polymerase sigma factor, BldN family has product MYPHVGVDTSGLATLRATVLDLLRGFVPTAYAAPAFATPAPAGPCYALAERPAAVGRRSNRGATTTPAVRRPTADSDSARMMDLVERAQAGEAEAFGRLYDQYSDTVYRYIYYRVGGKATAEDLTSETFLRALRRISTFTWQGRDFGAWLVTIARNLVADHFKSSRFRLEVTTGEMLDANEVARSPEDSVLESLSNAALLQAVRRLNPQQQECVTLRFLQGLSVAETARVMGKNEGAIKTLQYRAVRTLARLLPDDAR; this is encoded by the coding sequence GTGTACCCACACGTCGGGGTTGACACCTCGGGCCTGGCTACGCTGCGCGCAACGGTCCTCGACCTCTTGCGCGGCTTCGTCCCCACCGCGTACGCCGCCCCCGCATTTGCCACCCCTGCACCTGCCGGCCCTTGCTATGCGCTGGCCGAACGCCCTGCGGCGGTCGGAAGACGCAGCAACCGCGGCGCCACGACCACGCCTGCCGTCCGCCGGCCGACAGCCGACAGCGACAGCGCGCGCATGATGGATCTCGTCGAGCGCGCGCAGGCCGGTGAGGCCGAGGCCTTCGGCCGCCTGTACGACCAGTACAGCGACACCGTGTACCGGTACATCTACTACCGTGTGGGAGGAAAGGCCACAGCGGAGGACCTCACCAGTGAGACGTTCCTGCGCGCACTCCGCCGCATCTCCACCTTCACCTGGCAGGGCCGCGACTTCGGCGCCTGGCTGGTCACCATCGCCCGGAACCTGGTCGCCGACCACTTCAAATCCAGTCGTTTCCGGCTGGAAGTGACCACCGGCGAAATGCTCGACGCCAACGAGGTCGCGCGGAGTCCCGAGGACTCGGTCCTGGAGTCCCTCTCCAACGCCGCGCTGCTCCAGGCCGTGCGACGGCTCAACCCACAGCAGCAGGAGTGCGTCACGCTGAGGTTCCTGCAGGGCCTCTCGGTCGCCGAGACCGCCCGGGTCATGGGCAAGAACGAGGGCGCGATCAAGACCCTGCAGTACCGCGCCGTCCGCACGCTCGCCCGCCTCCTGCCCGACGACGCCCGCTGA
- a CDS encoding HAD family phosphatase gives MAALGWLTPRRRPATARSVLAGEAAAEAAQKATLPADESPFPPDATDLLTAAGEPGEPAFPVAGDERAAAFFDLDNTVMQGAALFHFGRGLYKRKFFQRRELTRFAWQQAWFRLAGVEDPEHMQDARDSALSIVKGHRVAELMSIGEEIYDEYMADRIWPGTRALAQAHLDAGQKVWLVTAAPVETATIIARRLGLTGALGTVAESVDGVYTGRLVGEPLHGPAKAEAVRALAVAEGLDLERCAAYSDSHNDIPMLSLVGHPYAINPDSKLRKHARALDWRLRDYRTGRKAAKVGIPAAAGVGALAGGTAAAVALHRRRR, from the coding sequence ATGGCCGCTCTTGGATGGCTCACACCTCGCAGGCGCCCCGCGACAGCACGGAGCGTGCTGGCAGGCGAGGCCGCAGCCGAGGCAGCGCAGAAGGCGACACTCCCCGCCGACGAGTCCCCCTTTCCCCCCGACGCCACCGATCTTCTGACCGCCGCCGGAGAGCCCGGCGAGCCGGCGTTCCCGGTGGCCGGTGACGAGCGGGCGGCAGCCTTCTTCGACCTCGACAACACCGTCATGCAGGGCGCGGCGCTCTTCCACTTCGGCCGGGGCCTCTACAAGCGGAAGTTCTTCCAGCGACGGGAGCTGACCCGGTTCGCCTGGCAGCAGGCCTGGTTCCGGCTGGCCGGTGTCGAGGACCCGGAACACATGCAGGACGCCCGCGACAGCGCCCTGTCCATCGTCAAGGGCCACCGCGTCGCCGAGCTGATGTCCATCGGCGAGGAGATCTACGACGAGTACATGGCCGACCGCATCTGGCCCGGCACCCGCGCCCTCGCACAGGCCCACCTCGACGCGGGCCAGAAGGTCTGGCTGGTCACGGCGGCCCCCGTGGAGACCGCCACGATCATCGCCCGCCGCCTCGGCCTGACCGGCGCCCTGGGCACCGTCGCCGAATCGGTCGACGGCGTCTACACCGGCCGCCTGGTCGGTGAACCGCTGCACGGCCCGGCGAAGGCCGAGGCCGTACGCGCGCTGGCGGTCGCGGAAGGCCTGGACCTGGAGCGCTGCGCCGCGTACAGCGACTCGCACAACGACATCCCGATGCTCTCCCTGGTCGGCCACCCGTACGCGATCAACCCGGACAGCAAGCTGCGCAAGCACGCCCGGGCCCTGGACTGGCGGCTGCGCGACTACCGCACCGGCCGCAAGGCGGCCAAGGTCGGCATCCCGGCCGCAGCGGGCGTCGGCGCCCTGGCCGGTGGCACCGCGGCCGCCGTGGCCCTCCACCGCCGCCGCCGCTGA
- a CDS encoding glutaredoxin family protein: protein MSALLRRAKKKPADRVVTLVGKPGCHLCDEARSVVSSVCEETGASWVEKDITRDEALYKEYWEQIPVVLIDEEQHTFWRVDPARLRAALGA, encoded by the coding sequence ATGAGTGCCCTGCTGCGTCGTGCGAAGAAGAAGCCCGCGGACCGGGTGGTGACCCTCGTGGGGAAGCCCGGCTGTCATCTCTGTGACGAGGCGCGGTCGGTGGTGAGCTCGGTCTGCGAGGAGACCGGCGCGTCGTGGGTGGAGAAGGACATCACGCGGGACGAGGCCTTGTACAAGGAGTACTGGGAGCAGATCCCGGTGGTGCTGATCGATGAGGAACAGCACACGTTCTGGCGGGTGGACCCGGCGAGGCTGCGGGCGGCGCTCGGCGCGTAG
- a CDS encoding redox-sensing transcriptional repressor Rex: protein MATGRTHRPATRSRGIPEATVARLPLYLRALTALSERSVPTVSSEELAAAAGVNSAKLRKDFSYLGSYGTRGVGYDVEYLVYQISRELGLTQDWPVAIVGIGNLGAALANYGGFASRGFRVAALIDADPAMAGTPVAGIAVQHTDDLDRIISDNGVSIGVITTPPGAAQQVCDRLVAAGVTSILNFAPTVLSVPDGVDVRKVDLSIELQILAFHEQRKAGEEAAAEGGAAVDADAGQAPPMRATPAGRKGPDGDMPAVMPA, encoded by the coding sequence GTGGCAACTGGCCGAACTCACCGACCGGCGACCCGTAGCCGAGGAATTCCCGAGGCCACCGTCGCCCGGCTTCCGCTGTACCTACGCGCACTGACGGCGCTCTCCGAGCGCTCGGTTCCCACGGTCTCCTCCGAGGAACTCGCCGCGGCGGCGGGGGTCAACTCCGCCAAGCTGCGCAAGGACTTCAGCTACCTGGGCTCCTACGGCACCCGCGGTGTCGGGTACGACGTCGAGTATCTCGTCTACCAGATCTCCCGTGAACTCGGGCTCACCCAGGACTGGCCCGTCGCCATCGTCGGCATCGGTAACCTCGGCGCCGCGCTCGCCAACTACGGCGGCTTCGCCTCCCGTGGTTTCCGGGTCGCCGCTCTGATCGACGCGGACCCCGCCATGGCGGGTACGCCCGTCGCGGGGATCGCCGTCCAGCACACCGACGACCTGGACCGGATCATCAGTGACAACGGTGTGTCCATCGGAGTCATCACCACCCCGCCCGGAGCGGCCCAGCAGGTCTGCGACCGGCTCGTCGCCGCCGGGGTGACCTCCATCCTGAACTTCGCGCCCACGGTGCTCTCCGTGCCCGACGGCGTCGACGTGCGCAAGGTCGACCTGTCGATCGAGCTCCAGATCCTGGCCTTCCACGAGCAGCGCAAGGCCGGTGAGGAAGCCGCCGCCGAGGGCGGCGCGGCCGTGGACGCCGACGCCGGTCAGGCGCCGCCCATGCGCGCCACTCCCGCCGGCCGGAAGGGACCCGACGGGGACATGCCCGCCGTGATGCCGGCATGA